Proteins encoded in a region of the Rutidosis leptorrhynchoides isolate AG116_Rl617_1_P2 chromosome 9, CSIRO_AGI_Rlap_v1, whole genome shotgun sequence genome:
- the LOC139868861 gene encoding uncharacterized protein, whose amino-acid sequence MVDYLINYLGFSKEQASTVTSKVSHLKSTQKPKSIIDFFKKCDLDNTQIRKIVSCSPKLLTSHVDKTLRPKFRVFKELGLSGSILEKLIIESTITSCASLVSNVNCVRELLGTDEKLIKVIERSWWALTRLNLSDNLLVLQKYGSSNDKIQMLLIQMQKTFVFPFHDCVPHLYETYTNASADNQMTQLATSMICLKLFSVTKDV is encoded by the coding sequence ATGGTGGATTACCTCATTAATTATCTAGGGTTTTCAAAAGAACAAGCATCTACCGTTACATCAAAAGTAAGTCACCTTAAATCCACTCAAAAACCTAAATCAATTATTGATTTCTTCAAAAAATGTGATCTTGATAATACCCAAATTAGAAAAATTGTATCTTGTTCCCCTAAACTCTTGACCTCACATGTTGATAAAACCCTGCGACCCAAATTTAGGGTTTTTAAAGAACTAGGCTTATCTGGGTCGATTTTAGAGAAACTAATTATAGAAAGTACAATTACATCTTGCGCTAGCTTAGTTAGTAATGTGAATTGTGTAAGGGAACTATTGGGTACTGATGAAAAACTGATAAAGGTTATTGAGAGATCATGGTGGGCATTAACCAGATTGAATTTATCAGATAATTTGCTTGTACTGCAGAAATATGGATCATCAAATGATAAGATCCAAATGCTACTGATCCAAATGCAGAAAACATTTGTGTTTCCCTTTCATGATTGTGTACCTCATTTGTATGAAACATACACAAATGCATCTGCAGACAATCAAATGACTCAACTTGCAACATCAATGATATGTCTAAAGTTGTTTAGCGTGACTAAAGATGTTTAG